GGCTGAAAGGTTCTTTGTGAAGTATGAAATTCATGGGTTTGACAAGATACAATGAGCGTTCATGAGCTTGGATGATTTGACAATGTTTTGGTTCATTTCTTGGAATCAAGAAAGCCCAAATTCCAAATGGGAATCATTTTCCACAGGTCTATCAGAAGGTTTGTAGGAAGAAACAATAATTACAAGGCAGAGAGACCAGCAACTGTGGAGAAAAAAACCTTCATAGGAGAAGTGGAGCCATTGGTGGAGACACTAGAGAAGACACAAGAAATGCACGGCACTGATTCAATCCATGTGTCTGAAATAATTAGAAAAGTTGATGCAGCCACAGTGCCGATGACAGCGGTAACAAAGATCGTATAGAGGCAGAATGCAACCCAAAGAAAAGGTTGCAAGAACCCTTTTCTTGGTAGCCAAGATGAGGTGAAGGAAACAGGGAAGAATGACAgtggaaaaaaagaaattggAGGTGAACAACAGCAAGAACATGGAAGAAAGCCAATGTGAACACAAAAGAACCACCAGATGATAATCGACACAATAGAGATGGGTTCACAGCAACTAAGGAAAAAGAGGATTCTTGCATACTAGTCATGTGTCTGCCATCAAAACCACCAAATTGTGGTAAATCACGGTAGTTGTGGAGATTCCCTTAGAAGAATAAGGAGGGGTGTATTGTTAGGACTTAGATGAGTagagttagttagttagttgaggTTGTTATACGGCTATTTGTATAAATAGGCAGGTTAGGGAGTTAGAGAGATATCATTGAATATTTGTAAATGTGAATAGAGTATTCTCTATTGTGAAAAGTAAACCCTTGGAGGAGAGATTTCTCTCCTAGTTCTCAATAAAAGTGTTAATGCATATAGAAAAGAGGAGGAGAGAATAAAAGGAGCCAAGCTCTGCAAGGATTCAATAGTATTGCAAAAAATCAAATTAGGGAATACAAAGAGTTAGAGTAAATATATGCGCAATAAAAGACTAAACTACCCTTAAGTAGAGTAAATATATAAATGcataaaatctatttatttaactttaacaTATAAACTTATCATTTTGTGCTCTGTATTATCTCTTATAAAATCCCATGATCATAACAATCCCAAAGATATATCTGCAAGCTTGTTAGCTGAGGTTTGCTTGGTTTTGAAAAGTTTTATTACTGTCTGGTGGTCACTAAAAAATTATCTACCTCTGAAGTTTTTATCAGAATGTAATTTTCTCTGTTTTTCATTTGCAGTCAGTCTCAATGAACTTTGACAATGCACTGTAAAACATTACACCTTACAGAATACGTGGATCATGTTTGCATTATTTAGCCTGCTGTCAGATTATATGCTTTTGCACAATCGCTAGTTTAATTTGCTAGTTAACCTAAGTGTAGCCTTAACTGACCtaatatttataactttgaAGACATGAGTATTTAATCCCTACAAGAACTTCAATCGGCACATAGTTGTTTGATCTGTTAGAGAGAGATGTACTTAGTTATTATAAATTGTTTGTCGCATAGCTTctttctaattaattttaattctaatgGAACTATTTTCATGATATTCTTATAAGTTAATCACTGTTCTATCCTGTTCTTGTTGCATTTATGGAGTTAGCATTTGTATACTAAAAAAAATCCTAATAAAGTGATGATGGATGTACTTGATTGACGATATTCTGAAGTTACTTACTAGATTACATTATATTGGCTGTTTTAATCGTCATTCatgtttatttcatatttttggcGTTTCAGGCCCGTGACAAATTTTGATGAGATCTCTTTTCACTTTATTGATTGTATACATAACCACCTCCGCACCAAGCTAAAGGTACACATTTTAACAGACTATTTTCTGTTAGATCATTGTATGATAATTGATGGCAGTTAATACTGCATAAACTTTCAGGAATTTCATAAATTAAGAATTGTTTATAACCCATTTATAAGATCATTGGAAGTACTGACTATTGCATTTTGACATGTTTTCAGCTCGTGCACCTTGCTTAAGTTGGCAAACTTGATAATTAACATAATGCCTTGCTTTTGTTTTTTGGACTATAGATGGAAGGAATCACTTCTGCCCAAACTCCCTCAAACTCGTCTTTTAACACGCCTGTCAAAAATGCAATAAATAGTTCCCAGACACCATCATCAAATCCGGGATATGCACAATATAGCACTGATGGACTCAAGGACTGTGATAAATTAGTTATTGAGTATCTGCAACAGCATTCAGATATGTAAGTTATTAACTTCAAAAGAAATGTTTAGCTGTATTTGTTACCTTCCATTAATGATTTCAAGTAGGATTACTAAATCTCTCATCTTTCAACAATATTTACTTATGCGAATTTAGATGGATGCTGAAAGATGTTGAAATTGGTTTTAAATTGCAGGTCAGATGAACGGGGAATACATGTTAATGAACTATCAAAAGAGCTCAAGCTTCCATTGGACAAGATCATGTcagttttcttattttttatatttaattctctTGTTATGGGTATGCAAAGCATTTGTTTATGATTTAACTCAGCTGTTCATGATGCCAGGTTGTCGCTGAAGACTCTTGGAGACGATGGTCTGGTATACTCCACCATAGATGACTTTCACTACAAACAAGCTTGATATGTTGTGTCATATAAAGAATATAGTTGAGGATCGCGATGGATACTAGGACAGGAACCACTGGTGCTATTGATGTAGGTCTGTTTTGGTTCATAGGTTTTAAGATATGTTGGTTTGATTTGGTTTGTAGGTTTTAAGATGTAGATATTTTATGGATGAATTAATCTATTACTACTATATGCTAAAAGATTGTATGAATCATGTTTGTTGACTTAATTATTGAACTCTTTTAAAGGAAAACTATAGTcagaattcaaaatttattttatacttttatttcttaaaaacaatgtgtttaaaaatctaatatttttGAGAAAGAAACCTAGGGAACATCGGGATGCCTCTATGCATGATATATAGTTCAAAAAACAGAAGAAACTGAAAAAAAcactaaaagtaaaaaaatttaagagttTAAAACCAAGCACTTCAAgtataaaaaacttaaattttcaaaatatatttaacatatttataCACGCTACTGAAATCCCACTTCTATGCATGATATACAGTCCAAAAATCAACCCAACCGAACTCTCTTCTATTGGATTTGTCGAAATGTAAATACTTGTATGTTTTTATTACAtagtataaattaataaataaaaaatgcaattcTAAAGAGGAGTTAAATATAGACAAATTTCATCTTTATATGGACCGGGCATTCTTTTTTAAgaactttataaaataaaaactttataattattatagagTAAAAACATAATATCACATTTAAAGATagagaatattttaatattaaaaaagatttatattTATCGTCTTATCTGTTAAACCAATCTATTTTTGAGTtaactattttgtttctttgaaaTAAAAAGGAAGTATTTGACGATAGTTTGAGAAATTATTGATGGGACCaaatagaaaatcaaattaTGTGAGGCTAGATGGCTTAGATTTCGTTGTCACATCCGCAGGAAGCATGTGGAAACCAAGGCTAAGCCAGTGACCAGTGAGCAGTGACCACTACTTACCTTTCACCATCCACCTCACGTGAACCCTATCTCATCTTCATTCTTAACAATAATGTACTCAGGCTTAACAATAATGTCCCATgcgtaaaaaacaaaaaaagtaatccaattttttcataaatatatcCTTATCCAAACGAATACGTGGTGGCCATTTTCCGATTAtcaatagaaaattaaaaaatccacCTGCAGCTGCAATAGATTGTAGAATATTTTGTTTACTTTCTGATGTGACTTGAATTTAAATATGCAATTTCATACTTCGTAAATTATATGTAAATATTCAATAACATTAATAGTTCTCTATGATTTTGTTTGAGTTGTACTTCCTCCAATcttacattttaatttataaaaaaaccaaaaaataattaaaatgagaagattttgtattttatttgaaagtAGAGAAACCCACTACTAAGAAAACATTCTATATTTGCAAGTGAATTTTTTGgcctttttcaaaaaaaacatatttccaagtaaaaaatatatacaagaaACTTCTTAGCTAGAAATCTCCTACTCCATCCATGCGTCCTTTATACATTAAAGTTTAAACAACGCATTATcaagttattaatttttttgtttgattgtcATACACATGGTATAAATTATCATAATTTACAAGTATAATTTTAAacatagttataataaaaattaaatatttttaataatttaacgattgtaaatgataaaatttatttataccaTTAATGTATAactgtatataaattaaattatttttttctcataaacATCAAGTTAttacattaaatattaaaaaaattagattaaatgTGCTCACAATTCTTATAATTACATATAATCACACAATTTTTACCGTCTCATCTTAATCAACCTACTAAAATCATATAAACACATGTAATGTTATTGCACCTAATCCAAATTCAATATTAAGAGAGGGAAATATTTATTTCAGTAGAAGACAATGTAGCAAAACTAAGCTAAAGAAAAATTTAtgctatttttaataatattttgtatttattcatAATATGAAAAGTTACAAAGCTGTTGGCTGTGGGTTTCTTTTCACTGAGTCAACCTTCTCTTTCTCTGACATATACACATGTTATTAGATTTGTTGTCCCTTTCATAGCCATATTGTGATTGGGTGACAAATAATTATTCTGGTTGAGGTTATCCACTTTTAATTACTCCCCATGTTTTTGGTACATTTCACACTCTGATTCTATTAGCCATTTCAAAAGCCAAATTTTTTCAGAACTTCAAACATAtgtatctattttattttttcttaacttGACTACTAATTACTATTCTATTTCTTTTGAGGGAGATTACTATATATTTAGGATCTAACTAAGTCATTTGGTAATTCAAAGTTATACAATTAAATCAATATTATCATTTTCACTTTAACCAAAACCCTATACTTAAACTCTTATTTTCGATCTactcaattttctttttaaaaacatttaatatatCCGTTTGTTCAAAATACACTATATAATAGAAATATCAAATTTTGCCTaacataaaaatctattttttttttcaatctccaactaaaattcaataaaagaatCTCCAATTAACATTATACAAAATCTTTTAaagtaaaatcattttttttaaattttacttataattttacaATTGTTCGTCAAACACGAATATGTATATTGTCTATTAATATTTTCAAGTTGTCTACTAATTTGAAAGTTTATGTAATACAATACATATACTTTATTTCATAAGTGGTaagatgaaatttatattttatattttaataataacgtgaaaaagaatatataatattgtaatttgtatctcataaaaaaataatgtaatttgTACACTAgtttatataagaaaattgattaaatatttcaaattaactCTAAAATTGCTTTTGGTTCAAACATATAATCATCAAAACAATAGGCACGTTTAATTCTCTTACCTTTTGAGATGTGCTAATAATCCATGGGAATGTTAACAGGTGGGCCCATGCTTTTAGAAACTCATACTTTATGTTTCTTGTAACCAATCAAATCATGTCTTGCAATCACACTTATGAAACCTTTGTATTGATTTGGCTTTTCCATAATCCGGAAACAAAAATTCTCTAATGTGGTGACATGTgtcaaatttttttgttaacttTTAGATTCAAATTGGCTGCAGTAAGCATGCAGTCAAAGACATGGTCACATACATTTAGATGAAACAGTTCAAATTTTCagtttgaaatttaaataagaatataattaaaatttaatttgaaaattcggatcatttgattttaactataatatttaaatgtattgatTGCACTTTAGTCAGGTACCACAAATctaaatttaaagttttaaattgtaatttactTCGTAGtttacaaaatcaaaatcttctctttttttttttcgtagTACACttcttatttaataaaataaaagacatcttttacttaatattttattgaatgttTTTTAGTAAGAgacaatttatgttttttttaaaagataaatttatgtatttaattcacactatgaattaaatattttgttctatattatagataaaatatataaattttgtttacttaattgtatcttataaaaataaatagagggAATACTACAAAACACGAATGATTCTATTTTCTTCTATCTTtgtttcttctccaaaataatataataattaggttaaatgttaaaacattaaaatctttttttcaTTCTCCATTtctcttaatttaaaattctcTCCTAATATACAATTAGAGGTTGGCcattaaattcattaaaaatcgTTGAATGATTAAATGACCAACTTCTAAATACAAAGATAGGAAATtcaatatcaaattaaattactctCAATTATAGAAGACTTTATATANNNNNNNNNNNNNNNNNNNNNNNNNNNNNtatatatatatatatatatatatatataaaagaaattattgaaaTGCAAGgaataatgttattattagaAATCAATACTCAACATGTTACAAAAAGCACTCCAAGCAAATATACACTAGTCATACATCAATCATCTATAGTTACTTATTCACTCTCTTATGaacaaaaacaaatgaaaaccAACAAGCTTATAAATCACTAGAGTTTCCACAAAACTCTAGCTAGCTATATATGTATAGAGGCACACAAGCAtgaaaataaatctaaaaaccccaataaaaaaaaaaaatcaaagataaaTGCATGAGCTAGCTAGCTACTTAGCTAGTGGTAGTAGCCAAATGAACTCACTTATCCCTAACATGGAAAACATTAGGGTTCTTTATGACAATATCATACATATTGATGGAATTGAACTTTGAAAAATCTTTAGGTAGAGAAATTAGGTCAATAGAAGAGTGTTTATGAAATTGGTATAAATCAGGATCTCCATCATAGTACCTCTCCCAACCTAAACCCATCAATATTCTCTCAAGAAAAGCATAAGAAGTTACCACTTCCCCTGTTGGCAAATGAACCAACATCTTTCTCTTCCCATTTCTTCCATCTTCTCCTTGAGGATTCTCCACCAAACGAAACACACCATTCTTAAACACCCAAACACCTGACATTTTTTCTTATCTAtctaatatcttttttttttgtgtgtgtgatgAATTTAttggtatttaatatttttttttagtaaaaaaaatattttttttagtagaaCAAGAGAATTGAGATGATTTAGAATGAAGGGATTTTTGGTTTTGGTTGAGAGAAATGAGAAGGTGTGAAGGGGTATATATATGTGTCAAAAAGTGATTATGAGGCTAAAATAAAACAAgagaaaaatacaattttctttgaattaattaaaagtgATTTATATGGGGCATGTTTCACTTTGGCATATAGAATCTAGTTTTGTGGGgcataactttttttaaaatgtgactACATATGATATGGGGTGACCTTAGGGCATGTAGAAAGTACTAGCCGTGGGGTTTAGTTTGATAGAGATTTTGGAGTATCTTTTTTGTGGCTTAATTTTAATGCAggccttatttttatttttgtatatattgtGTAATGTGTAGTAGAGAGCCTAgggaatataatttatttaataaaaaaaaaatagaagagaaaaaaatggtATCTTGCTCAGCTACAATAATTTGTGAATCAATCACATAGATAACACGAGATGTCCACGTGAAGATTGTGGGGGCTACCCTTTTAGATGTTGTAGCTGTTCTTGTTTCTGTTACGTTCTCATCATTGGGAATAATTGGACACCCTTAAAGGTAATTTTCAGTACTTTTCTATGaagtcaatttttttatgttatcatatatatcattttctttttattatagatatatatatcattttcaaCGTGATAAAaacaatttcaattaattaaatatgttcaAAATTTCTTTTATCCATATAGATTATAGATTTCCATCTAATATATAGAAACGaagatttttgtttatattcaattcaataaattgTGATTAAGAGCGCACAATGACTTATTGtctttttctttatcatttgatcaatattctctaaaacaaaaaagaagatTTATACAATAGTGTTATTTAAACATAATAATAGATATAtcatataaatacaaatataatttaattattatagttgCTGTGTGTTGCACataaatttatgtaaaagagaaatttaaaaataataaatatatattgtttaattAGATTTTTGTATTCAGAAAATTTTCTGATCATTTTagaatgtatatatataagtttgtcAGAATTCTTGATCactttaaaatattgataatactatattaattactataaatttttttaaaatattttattttgactactaaaattaaaaatgacaaaaatcaatgacttgaaatttgaaaaataaaactctCTCTTGTCATGGTCGCTATATTTACTGACATAGGTCAGAGTGAAAGATAAATTATACCTTGTCCTTCttactaattaaattttgagtAGTGTTCacctattttaaatatattctaatcacaaatataatttaatctaaaaaaatagtaaattattcTATACTTTTTAAGTCATGTgcataaacatataaaaatagagttgtgatTTGTAAATCCtgatcttttaatattttttaattctttttcatatttttatcacaattttttttgaagaataattTGATATCAATAAAATACAGAGTAGTAACACTCataagacaaaattaatttatatttattttctttagagTTTTTATAATCTATGGTGAAAAAGAGAAAATACCCAATTGAAATCGGCAACTTAAATCAAACACacacttaatttatttaaaaattattaggaGCTACTAATATATATTCGTATCTCCTAAGCTTGGCGTATGGCTAATTTAATTGATGCCAACATTCAGGAAcaatttattaaactaatattATAGCAAAAAAATGTTACTTGTTTTTATGTACGTGTACGAACACGTATGTGAGTGGTCGACAAGGACAACATATTAATACTATAAATTAACCCTTCAAAGACACAGAACTATATTATATTAACACTAATTACACAAATATATACTACGATCTATGTCTCAACATTTAAAAATTgggaaaattatatttgttcatcaaatgaAGAT
The genomic region above belongs to Cicer arietinum cultivar CDC Frontier isolate Library 1 chromosome 4, Cicar.CDCFrontier_v2.0, whole genome shotgun sequence and contains:
- the LOC101489303 gene encoding flowering-promoting factor 1-like protein 2 is translated as MSGVWVFKNGVFRLVENPQGEDGRNGKRKMLVHLPTGEVVTSYAFLERILMGLGWERYYDGDPDLYQFHKHSSIDLISLPKDFSKFNSINMYDIVIKNPNVFHVRDK